Proteins encoded by one window of Sphingosinicella sp. BN140058:
- a CDS encoding DUF2497 domain-containing protein codes for MEDILASIKRVIAEDGRVAARPTRSARPAPPPPPPPEDDVLELSDPVVDGQGLVSEDAAAASARSLAALSALKEAAPASTHGEGPLEAVVREMLKPMLKDWLDQHLPDMVEELVTREIARITGKHF; via the coding sequence ATGGAGGACATTCTCGCCTCCATCAAGCGGGTGATCGCCGAAGACGGACGCGTGGCTGCGCGTCCGACGCGGAGCGCGCGTCCGGCGCCGCCGCCGCCACCACCACCCGAAGACGATGTGCTCGAGCTTTCGGATCCGGTGGTCGACGGGCAGGGGCTTGTCTCCGAGGATGCCGCCGCCGCCAGCGCCCGGTCGCTGGCCGCGCTCTCCGCGCTCAAGGAGGCGGCTCCGGCGTCGACGCACGGGGAAGGTCCGCTCGAAGCGGTGGTGCGCGAGATGCTGAAGCCGATGCTCAAGGATTGGCTCGACCAGCATCTGCCGGACATGGTGGAAGAACTCGTCACCCGCGAGATCGCCCGGATCACCGGCAAGCATTTCTGA
- a CDS encoding TolC family outer membrane protein, with protein sequence MRVGLLAAAGAAALMVGGSAGAETLRDALVQTYNTNPTIMGQRAQLRSLDEGVALARSQNRPQLSGTAGINQNLLRTGGGEGRNLSAGVDVSYPLFTGGRIRNQIRAADERVLAGRAALRATEGDVFTETVGAYMDVIRDRSIVTLNRNQVRVLETNLQATRDRFEVGDLTRTDVAQSEARLALARSNLATAEGRLEGSEENYRRVIGALPDELDPPPPLPPLPTTPDQAVDIALANNSDLVSIAAQVRAAQRDVSIARAGRLPSVSAIGTQSYTNYLGTADDQFGGTGNRNSINNTGVGVQARIPIYQGGAVGAQVRQAQAVQSQLLERGVEVERSVVANTRAAFASYQAAQEAVESNQVAVNANTLALEGTRAEQTVGTRNVLDVLNAEQELLNSQVAVVTARRDAYVAGFQLLNAMGRAEADDLNLDGGALYDPLANYDRVSRRGSDWRDDPDPQPVSTRTVAPPAVGPVDTNRQNTPVTGPTE encoded by the coding sequence CAGCTTCGATCGCTGGATGAAGGTGTCGCGCTCGCCCGGTCGCAGAACCGCCCCCAGCTTTCCGGCACGGCCGGGATCAACCAGAATCTGTTGCGCACCGGCGGCGGCGAGGGCCGCAATCTCAGCGCCGGCGTCGACGTCAGCTACCCGCTTTTCACCGGCGGTCGTATCCGCAACCAGATCCGCGCCGCCGATGAGCGCGTGCTCGCCGGCCGTGCCGCCCTTCGCGCCACCGAGGGCGACGTGTTCACCGAGACGGTCGGCGCCTATATGGACGTGATCCGCGACCGATCGATCGTCACCCTGAACCGCAACCAGGTTCGCGTGCTGGAAACCAATTTGCAGGCGACCCGCGATCGCTTCGAGGTCGGCGATCTCACCCGCACCGACGTTGCCCAGTCCGAAGCGCGATTGGCGCTCGCCCGCTCGAACCTCGCCACCGCCGAGGGAAGGCTCGAAGGCAGCGAGGAGAATTACCGGCGCGTGATCGGCGCTTTGCCCGACGAGCTTGATCCGCCGCCGCCGCTGCCGCCACTGCCGACGACGCCCGATCAGGCCGTCGACATCGCCCTCGCGAATAATTCGGATCTGGTCTCGATCGCCGCCCAGGTGCGCGCCGCCCAGCGTGACGTCTCGATCGCCCGTGCCGGCCGGCTGCCCTCCGTTTCGGCGATCGGCACGCAGAGCTACACCAATTATCTCGGCACCGCCGACGATCAGTTCGGCGGCACCGGCAACCGCAATTCGATCAACAATACCGGCGTCGGCGTGCAGGCGCGGATCCCGATCTACCAGGGCGGCGCGGTCGGTGCCCAGGTGCGTCAGGCGCAGGCGGTGCAGAGCCAGTTGCTCGAGCGCGGGGTCGAAGTCGAACGCTCGGTGGTCGCCAACACCCGCGCCGCCTTCGCCAGCTATCAGGCGGCCCAGGAAGCGGTGGAGTCGAACCAGGTCGCGGTCAACGCGAACACCCTCGCGCTCGAAGGCACCCGGGCGGAGCAGACCGTCGGCACCCGCAACGTGCTCGACGTGCTCAACGCCGAGCAGGAGTTGCTGAACAGCCAGGTTGCCGTCGTCACCGCGCGCCGCGACGCCTATGTCGCGGGCTTCCAACTGCTCAACGCGATGGGCCGTGCCGAAGCCGACGATCTCAACCTCGACGGCGGCGCGCTCTACGATCCGCTCGCCAATTACGATCGGGTGTCGCGGCGCGGCTCCGACTGGCGCGACGATCCCGATCCGCAGCCGGTCTCGACCCGGACGGTGGCGCCGCCCGCCGTCGGACCGGTCGACACCAACCGGCAAAACACCCCCGTGACAGGCCCGACAGAATAA